GAATGCAGGAAGACGATCAAGACCGAGGAAGGCGAACTCGGGATCTACAGTCTCAGGGAATTAGAGGCCAAAGGCATCATCAAGGACCTTTCCAAGATGCCGTATTCAATCAAGGTAATCGTGGAATCGATGCTCAGGCAGAGGGATGGTGACGTCATCACCGATGAAGATGTTCTCACCGCCGCTTCATGGAATCCGGAGAAGAATACCGACAGGGATATCCCTTGGATTCCCGCTAGGGTACTCTTGCAGGACCTCACCGGAGGAGCTGCCATTACGGATCTGGCCTCAATGAGGAATGCCGTTGAGAGCATGGGCAAAGACCCTGAACTCATCAACCCCATGATCCCTGTGGACCTTGTCATCGACCATTCGGTCAACACAGACTACGCAGGAAGGGACGACGCTCAGGAGCTCAACGAACAGCTGGACTTCCAGAGGAACAAGGAGAGATACGCACTCTTCAAGTGGGCCCAGAAATCCCTGAAGAACTTCCGCGCGGTACCGCCCGGAAACGGAATCTGCCATCAGGTCAACCTAGAATACCTCTCACCGCTCGTCCATGTCAAAGAGAAGGACGGCGCAAAGATCGCATATCCTGATTCATGCTTCGGAACGGACTCCCACACAACACAGATCGACGGTCTCGGAGTTGTCGGATGGGGAGTCGGCGGAATCGAGGCGGAAGCAGTCATGGTCGGCCAGCCCAGCTACATGAAGCTGCCCGATGTCATCGGATTCAAGCTCACTGGCAAGCTCGGCCCCGGGATCACCGCCACGGACCTTGTCCTCACTGTGGTCCAGATGCTCAGGAAGAAGGGCGTTGTCGGCAAGTTCGTGGAATTCTACGGGCCCGGTTACAAGAATCTATGCCTCGCCGACAGGGCTACCATCGCAAACATGGGTCCCGAGTACGGGGCTACCATGGGATTCTTCCCCGTGGATGAGAAGACGATCGATTACCTCAGGCTCAGCGGAAGGGATGAGAAGCACATCGATACGATAGAGAAGTACATGAAAGAGCAGACGATGTGGTACGACGGAGAACCCGAGTACACCGATACCATCGAGCTCGACCTCTCCACCGTTCAGCCATGCCTTGCGGGACACAAGAGGCCCCAGGACAGGATCCTGCTCTCCGAGATGAAGGAGAAATTCGCAGAGACGCTAAAAGCGTTGGGTGTGGAGGAACAGAGGAAGCCCTTCTCCGACCAGCTCGGCGACGGTTCACTCGTCATCGCCTCCATCACATCATGTACGAACACCGCCAACCCCTCGGTCATGATCGCAGCTGGATTGGTGGCAAAGAAGGCAGCTGAGCTCGGACTGAAACCGAAGGAGTACGTCAAGACCTCCCTCGCACCCGGATCCAGGGTGGTCACCGAGTATCTGAAGAACTCGGGACTGCTCCCCTACATGGAGAAACTGGGCTTCCAGGTCTGCGGATACGGATGCATGACCTGCATCGGGAACAGCGGACCTCTCTCCGAGAAGGTGAGCAACTCGATCAGAGCTAACGACCTTGCAGTCGCCGCCATCGCTTCGAGCAACAGGAACTTCGAAGGACGTATCCACCCCTTGGTCAAGGCGAACTATCTCGCATCACCTCCGTTGGTAGTCGCATTCGCCATCGCCGGAAGGGTCGACATAGACATGGACAGAGAGCCTCTGGCCGTCGTCAACGGCAAGGAGGTGTTCCTCAAGGACATCTGGCCTTCCGACGAGGAGATCCAGGAGATCACGGACAAGTACGTCACAAGGGAGACCTACATTGCGAAATACAACGACATCTTCAAGGGATCCGCCAGATGGGATGCGGTCCAGTGCAGCGACTCCCCTCTGTTCAACTGGGACGAGGGGTCCACATACATCAGGAACCCCCCGTTCTTCGACGAGATATTCGAGGAACCGGAGATCAAGAGCATCAAGAGGGCCAGGGTTTTGGCCAAACTAGGCGACTCCATCACGACCGACCACATCTCTCCCGCCGGAGCATTCTCCGCGGATTCGGACGCCGGAAGATACCTGCTGTCCAAAGGCGTGAAGAAGGAGGATTTCAACTCCTACGGATCGAGAAGGGCCAACCATGAGGTCATGGTCAGGGGCACCTTTGCCAACATCAGGCTCAGGAACCAGCTGGTCCCCGGCAGCGAAGGGAGCCAATCCAAGTACATGCCCGACGGATCGGTGGGCACTATCTTCGAGACCTCTCAGAAGTACGAAGAGGACATGACCCCCCTGATCGTCCTGGCCGGAAAAGAGTACGGAACCGGAAGCTCGAGGGATTGGGCGGCAAAGGGGCCGTTCCTCCTTGGAATCAGAGCAGTCATCGCAGAATCCTTCGAGAGGATCCACAGATCGAACCTTGTAGGAATGGGAATCGTTCCCCTCCAGTTCCTCCCGGGACAGAACTGCGAGACTCTCCAGCTCGACGGAACAGAGACATTCGATATCGACCTGTCAGATCTCGAGCCTAAGGGCGAGATATACGTCACGGCCTACAAGGACGGCAAGAAACTCGAGTTCAAGACCATCTGCAGAGTGGACGTACCCGCAGAAGTCGAATACATTGCCAACGGCGGCATCCTTCAGTATGTGCTGAGAAGGATGGCAAACGAGTGATCATAATATGGTCGCCCATTTGGGCGGCCTCACTCCCTTTACAAACGGATTTGTAATTGAGGTCATTCATCCCAAGATGACAATCTTTTCAAGAAATTTTGTGAAAACTATCAGACGATTGTACCTCAAGAACCCTGTTTGGGCGCATCCAGTACATTGACCTTCTTGCGCTGGCGTCCGCCGGTCTTCTTCAGTTTGCCCTGATCCATGGCCCACTGGAAGCTCTTCTGGTCGGCAGGTGCGACGAGGACGCGGTCACCTTTGACATACTTCTTGCCCGTCACCCAATTGGTGAATGGCGCCAGTACACGGTACTCATCAGCATCCATGACAATCTCCTTAGTGTTCTTCCTGCCTTTCATCTCGGAATATGTTCCTGAGAAGCATATCGCCCTGTGGTTCTTGACCTCAATCATCTTGGTGCATACTGTGTCCAGATAATATCTGTCGTGGGTAACGGTTATGACAGTCCCGTCGTATTCCACCAAAGCTTCCTCGATGGCATGCTTCGCGGGAATGTCCAGATAGTTCGTAGGCTCGTCCAGGATCAATAAGTTGGTCTCATCCAACAGGAGCAGACACATCGCCACACGGGCTCTCTGTCCTCCCGACAAGGTGGACATCGGACGTTCCACATCCTCTCCGAACAGCAGGAATCTGGCGAGCATCTGTCTAGCCTCGCCCCTGCGCTCCTTTCCTATTACGGTGAGGATCTGCTCCTCTGCTGACAGCTTCAGGTCCAACCCTTCATGGTTCTGAGAATAGTAACCGATCTTCGCACCGGGGGCCATCCAAAGCTCTCCTTTGGAAGGGATCTCCTCGAGAATAGCCTTCAGGAGCGTGGACTTGCCCTGTCCGTTCGCACCGAATATGCCGATCTTATCACCCTTGTGGACATCCAGGTCAACATGCTCCAGAATCATCTTCCCCGAATAATCTACGGAGAGATCCTTGGTCATCAGGACGTTCTTTCCAGATTTGTGTGCCGCCTGTATCCTGACGGTGATCTCCTCCATCTTCTCCGGCTTCTCCTTCTCCTCCATCTTGTCGATCATCTTCTGACGGGTCTTGTGGACCGTGAGGAACGGATTGTCGATGTACATCTGCTTGGCGATGCTCTCCTGATGCCTCTTCTCGGACATGTAGTGCTGATATTCCTTGCGCATCCTCTCAAGGTCGAGCATCTTCTTCATGATGAAATCGGAATAGTTGCCCT
This is a stretch of genomic DNA from Thermoplasmata archaeon. It encodes these proteins:
- a CDS encoding ABC-F family ATP-binding cassette domain-containing protein → MLIKAQAITKAFGPQKVLKDVSLQINEGDSIGLIGVNGAGKSTFLKIMLGEMKPDTGELIRNTHRIGYLEQFPESSHEYTVRDVLGRPYGHIENIKRRLKEIDEIMMAGGDIDWNALAEENANLESQLAKCDMDDEDNQKRALEKVGLSDEFMDRTMDSLSGGERAKVMLSRIVVQAEECDLLVMDEPTSHLDIDTVEWLEDYLLDSHCAVLVISHDRYFLDKIATRMLEIEHGKSREYKGNYSDFIMKKMLDLERMRKEYQHYMSEKRHQESIAKQMYIDNPFLTVHKTRQKMIDKMEEKEKPEKMEEITVRIQAAHKSGKNVLMTKDLSVDYSGKMILEHVDLDVHKGDKIGIFGANGQGKSTLLKAILEEIPSKGELWMAPGAKIGYYSQNHEGLDLKLSAEEQILTVIGKERRGEARQMLARFLLFGEDVERPMSTLSGGQRARVAMCLLLLDETNLLILDEPTNYLDIPAKHAIEEALVEYDGTVITVTHDRYYLDTVCTKMIEVKNHRAICFSGTYSEMKGRKNTKEIVMDADEYRVLAPFTNWVTGKKYVKGDRVLVAPADQKSFQWAMDQGKLKKTGGRQRKKVNVLDAPKQGS
- the acnA gene encoding aconitate hydratase AcnA — encoded protein: MTEIGECRKTIKTEEGELGIYSLRELEAKGIIKDLSKMPYSIKVIVESMLRQRDGDVITDEDVLTAASWNPEKNTDRDIPWIPARVLLQDLTGGAAITDLASMRNAVESMGKDPELINPMIPVDLVIDHSVNTDYAGRDDAQELNEQLDFQRNKERYALFKWAQKSLKNFRAVPPGNGICHQVNLEYLSPLVHVKEKDGAKIAYPDSCFGTDSHTTQIDGLGVVGWGVGGIEAEAVMVGQPSYMKLPDVIGFKLTGKLGPGITATDLVLTVVQMLRKKGVVGKFVEFYGPGYKNLCLADRATIANMGPEYGATMGFFPVDEKTIDYLRLSGRDEKHIDTIEKYMKEQTMWYDGEPEYTDTIELDLSTVQPCLAGHKRPQDRILLSEMKEKFAETLKALGVEEQRKPFSDQLGDGSLVIASITSCTNTANPSVMIAAGLVAKKAAELGLKPKEYVKTSLAPGSRVVTEYLKNSGLLPYMEKLGFQVCGYGCMTCIGNSGPLSEKVSNSIRANDLAVAAIASSNRNFEGRIHPLVKANYLASPPLVVAFAIAGRVDIDMDREPLAVVNGKEVFLKDIWPSDEEIQEITDKYVTRETYIAKYNDIFKGSARWDAVQCSDSPLFNWDEGSTYIRNPPFFDEIFEEPEIKSIKRARVLAKLGDSITTDHISPAGAFSADSDAGRYLLSKGVKKEDFNSYGSRRANHEVMVRGTFANIRLRNQLVPGSEGSQSKYMPDGSVGTIFETSQKYEEDMTPLIVLAGKEYGTGSSRDWAAKGPFLLGIRAVIAESFERIHRSNLVGMGIVPLQFLPGQNCETLQLDGTETFDIDLSDLEPKGEIYVTAYKDGKKLEFKTICRVDVPAEVEYIANGGILQYVLRRMANE